A stretch of Saccharothrix texasensis DNA encodes these proteins:
- a CDS encoding snapalysin family zinc-dependent metalloprotease yields MLVRKAVGVLAGVLGLLLPLVAVAAPSASAEPRVLARTLYYDVSQAQEFVADWDRAATNWNNSVSNVKLARRTSTSGVNIRILADDGWPRAYVSSLGNGTVYMGRQAVQQGYYRPRISTHEIGHILGLPDRRTGLCADLMSGSSAPVSCRNDLPNAAERAEVERRFAGSFAPADVRAAGFTGSSTECYVY; encoded by the coding sequence ATGCTCGTACGAAAGGCCGTCGGCGTCCTCGCCGGCGTGCTGGGCCTGCTGCTGCCGCTGGTCGCGGTGGCCGCGCCGAGCGCGTCGGCGGAACCCCGGGTCCTGGCGCGCACCCTGTACTACGACGTGAGCCAGGCCCAGGAGTTCGTCGCGGACTGGGATCGCGCCGCGACGAACTGGAACAACTCGGTGTCCAACGTCAAGCTGGCCCGCCGGACCAGCACCTCGGGCGTCAACATCCGCATCCTGGCGGACGACGGCTGGCCCCGGGCGTACGTGTCGTCGCTCGGCAACGGCACCGTCTACATGGGACGGCAGGCCGTGCAGCAGGGCTACTACCGGCCGCGGATCTCGACCCACGAGATCGGGCACATCCTCGGCCTGCCGGACCGGCGGACCGGCCTGTGCGCCGACCTGATGTCCGGCTCCAGCGCGCCGGTGTCGTGCCGCAACGACCTGCCGAACGCCGCCGAGCGCGCCGAGGTCGAGCGCCGGTTCGCCGGCTCGTTCGCCCCGGCCGACGTGCGTGCGGCGGGCTTCACGGGCAGCAGCACGGAGTGCTACGTGTACTGA
- a CDS encoding DUF6191 domain-containing protein, which translates to METVLAWSIPGGTLSVVGVAVYELLRQRHRKRRGTPLATTTVNEITAMFYGSKRMELDHRDSVAVMREEDTQAAPPHAVDLDHGVVRLRPKRDPGDPGRGTRGS; encoded by the coding sequence GTGGAGACGGTGTTGGCGTGGAGCATCCCCGGCGGGACGTTGTCGGTCGTCGGGGTGGCGGTCTACGAGCTGCTGCGCCAGCGCCACCGCAAGCGCAGAGGCACACCGCTGGCCACGACGACCGTCAACGAGATCACCGCGATGTTCTACGGCTCCAAGCGGATGGAACTCGACCACCGCGACTCCGTGGCCGTGATGCGTGAAGAAGACACCCAAGCCGCACCACCGCACGCGGTCGACCTCGACCACGGCGTGGTGCGGCTGCGACCGAAGCGGGACCCCGGAGATCCCGGACGGGGAACCCGGGGGTCCTGA
- a CDS encoding MbtH family protein, whose product MTNPFEDPEGRFHVLVNDEGQHSLWPSFADIPAGWTSRFGPDTRDACVAYVEEHWTDLRPLSLR is encoded by the coding sequence GTGACCAACCCGTTCGAAGACCCCGAAGGCCGCTTCCACGTCCTGGTCAACGACGAGGGCCAGCACTCCCTGTGGCCGTCGTTCGCCGACATCCCCGCCGGCTGGACCAGCCGCTTCGGCCCCGACACCCGTGACGCCTGCGTCGCCTACGTGGAGGAGCACTGGACCGACCTGCGCCCCCTGTCGCTGCGTTGA